A part of Myxococcus landrumus genomic DNA contains:
- a CDS encoding Hsp70 family protein, translating to MSHPTPSFILGIDLGTTYSLVSVFRDGRPVLIPNALGEFLTPSAVALDEHGNMLVGAAARARAVLHPEQAAFAFKRDMGTSRTYRLGNRDYSPQELSALILSSLKRDAEVFLGYPVEEAVITVPAYFGDPQRQATKDAGAIAGLKVERIINEPTAAALAYGLHERQRELKAVVLDLGGGTFDVTVLEIIEGVVEIQSSAGDARLGGEDFDTLLARHLAMQLRHSKGVDLEAHAPGWARMREACEAAKRRLSQTDRTLIVLPELPVGEGRKVDFEFTLTREEAEHAWAPALERMRGPIHQALQDASLKASDIDEVLLVGGSTRMPVVASFATQVFGRLPLRKLPPDEAVSMGAAVQAAMKAGDQAVDDLVVTDVAPFTLGVSTAAQQGHRRITGIFSPILERGTVIPASRVERYWTAGDFQREIRLEVYQGEHAQCSDNVKLGQYAFSGLPPAPAGEQSIDVRFTYDLNGILEVEITVVATGRKESFVIEQRPGKLTPAQIEEARRAMSALKLHPQDALPNTTALARADALHVQLTGLPREELASAIASFRLALESQRPELITPAREHLTALVTRLRER from the coding sequence ATGAGCCACCCGACTCCGTCTTTCATCCTTGGCATCGACCTGGGCACGACCTACTCCCTCGTGTCCGTGTTCAGGGATGGCCGCCCGGTCCTCATCCCCAATGCGCTGGGAGAGTTCCTGACGCCCAGCGCCGTCGCGCTCGATGAACACGGGAACATGTTGGTGGGCGCGGCGGCACGGGCTCGCGCGGTCCTCCACCCCGAACAGGCCGCCTTCGCGTTCAAGCGAGACATGGGCACGTCGCGGACCTACCGGCTGGGCAACCGCGACTATTCGCCGCAAGAGTTGTCGGCGCTGATCCTCTCATCGCTCAAGCGCGACGCGGAGGTGTTCCTCGGGTACCCCGTCGAAGAGGCCGTCATCACCGTGCCCGCCTACTTCGGGGACCCGCAGCGGCAGGCCACCAAGGACGCGGGGGCCATCGCCGGGCTCAAGGTGGAGCGCATCATCAACGAGCCCACCGCGGCAGCGCTCGCCTATGGATTGCACGAGCGGCAGCGGGAACTGAAGGCCGTCGTGCTGGACCTCGGCGGTGGGACGTTCGACGTCACGGTGCTGGAAATCATCGAAGGCGTGGTGGAGATCCAATCCTCGGCTGGCGATGCACGGCTCGGAGGCGAGGACTTCGACACGTTGCTGGCGCGCCACCTCGCGATGCAACTGCGTCACTCCAAGGGCGTGGACCTGGAAGCCCATGCCCCCGGTTGGGCTCGGATGAGGGAAGCGTGCGAAGCGGCCAAGCGGCGCCTGTCACAGACAGACCGCACCCTCATCGTGCTCCCCGAGCTTCCCGTGGGCGAGGGGCGCAAGGTCGACTTTGAGTTCACCCTCACGCGAGAAGAAGCTGAACACGCCTGGGCCCCGGCGCTCGAACGGATGCGGGGCCCCATTCATCAGGCGTTGCAGGATGCCTCGCTCAAGGCTTCCGACATCGACGAGGTCCTGCTCGTCGGCGGCTCGACGCGAATGCCCGTGGTGGCCAGCTTCGCGACGCAGGTCTTCGGACGGCTGCCCTTGCGCAAGCTGCCCCCGGACGAAGCCGTGTCCATGGGCGCGGCGGTGCAGGCGGCGATGAAGGCCGGAGACCAGGCCGTGGATGACCTGGTCGTCACGGACGTGGCGCCCTTCACGTTGGGGGTGAGCACCGCCGCCCAGCAGGGCCACCGGCGCATCACCGGAATCTTCAGCCCCATCCTGGAGCGAGGCACCGTCATCCCGGCCAGCCGCGTGGAGCGCTACTGGACGGCCGGCGACTTCCAGCGGGAGATTCGGCTGGAGGTCTACCAAGGCGAACATGCGCAGTGCAGCGACAACGTGAAGCTGGGCCAGTACGCGTTCAGCGGATTGCCGCCAGCACCCGCGGGTGAGCAGTCCATCGACGTGCGCTTCACGTATGACCTCAATGGCATCCTCGAGGTGGAAATCACCGTCGTCGCCACGGGCCGCAAGGAGTCGTTCGTCATCGAGCAGCGCCCCGGCAAGCTCACTCCCGCGCAGATTGAAGAGGCGCGCCGAGCCATGTCCGCGCTGAAGCTCCATCCCCAGGACGCACTGCCCAACACGACGGCCCTGGCCCGCGCGGATGCCTTGCACGTCCAGCTCACGGGCCTGCCTCGTGAGGAGCTGGCGTCGGCCATCGCCTCGTTCCGGCTGGCGCTCGAGAGCCAGCGCCCCGAGCTCATCACCCCCGCGAGAGAACACCTCACGGCGCTCGTCACTCGCCTGCGCGAGCGCTGA
- a CDS encoding GNAT family N-acetyltransferase has translation MELVRAAELPFLSLSSLFARSFEGYFVPVPDAPQAFDARVRSEHISLMESRVARVSGESAGLVLMARRGRVSRVAGMGIIPSHRGQGLGGAMLRPLMEEARARGDARMVLEVIEQNTPAVKLYERLGFRKTRRLVGFTGTPAPESGALEEVDLGECAKLLPDGLPWQLDAATVRGLSLPARAFRCGPACAVVTDVSAPSLGLRSLGVEPSSRGQGAGRRLLRALAAAHPGKTVVVSAIIPEGLCERFFLGAGFAQSPLTQFEMVLDF, from the coding sequence ATGGAACTCGTACGCGCCGCCGAGCTGCCCTTCCTGTCGCTGTCCTCGTTGTTCGCCCGCTCATTCGAGGGGTACTTCGTCCCGGTTCCCGATGCACCGCAGGCCTTCGATGCGAGGGTGCGCAGTGAGCACATCTCGTTGATGGAGAGCCGTGTCGCGAGGGTGTCCGGTGAGTCCGCGGGACTCGTGTTGATGGCGCGGCGAGGACGCGTCAGCCGGGTCGCGGGCATGGGCATCATTCCCAGTCATCGAGGCCAGGGGCTGGGGGGCGCGATGCTGCGTCCACTGATGGAGGAGGCGCGAGCGCGCGGGGACGCGAGGATGGTGTTGGAGGTCATCGAGCAGAACACCCCCGCGGTGAAGCTCTATGAGCGCCTGGGCTTCCGGAAGACGCGGCGCCTGGTGGGCTTCACGGGGACGCCCGCACCGGAGTCGGGGGCCCTGGAAGAAGTGGACCTGGGCGAGTGCGCGAAGCTGCTGCCGGACGGGTTGCCGTGGCAGCTCGACGCGGCGACGGTGCGAGGGTTGTCCTTGCCCGCGAGGGCCTTCCGCTGTGGCCCGGCCTGCGCGGTGGTGACGGACGTCTCCGCGCCCTCGTTGGGGCTGCGGTCGCTGGGGGTGGAGCCGTCATCGCGAGGGCAGGGCGCGGGCCGGAGGTTGCTGCGAGCCCTGGCCGCCGCGCATCCCGGGAAGACGGTGGTGGTGAGCGCCATCATCCCCGAAGGGTTGTGCGAGCGATTCTTCCTCGGCGCGGGTTTCGCGCAGTCACCGCTCACACAGTTCGAGATGGTCCTGGACTTCTGA